Proteins co-encoded in one Bacteroidota bacterium genomic window:
- a CDS encoding T9SS type A sorting domain-containing protein, with protein sequence MTVYKDKQRFYYKKTSASWTGLQYRFHNAPALPVLFLSWLVLSWTFTPLITQALKSNPAVVYSNPGSYPGGNKNTMPKAFQMSMTQTATITGTYQDKKNNPIKNAQIEYTREGQIIASDVTDENGQYEMDVLMVGITNLENEQEEFLKQNKPNPFTSQTTIEANIEEEGIISIYDLNGKLQARQALEEQENYTLQWDKPTGIYIYNLTTNNKTESKKMIFQENTNAQITITTNNSAIKTTMKNWTSTQDTLKYQKDNTTTINQPIELQGDTTILQTGNPGPNEYNPIPNTNGLQGDTLEWNLQTHVYNDEETSQYTTTTPETWISNDTLYHIIQAGTNPVNVKATDLTDPNLEIMINFNVTSTGTSNQPPVAVDDNAGVDEDNDVTIDVLTNDYDPDGSLIPSSVAVINAPAHGVTNVNANGSIVYTP encoded by the coding sequence ATGACTGTTTATAAAGATAAACAACGCTTTTACTATAAAAAAACCAGCGCTTCCTGGACAGGCCTGCAATACCGCTTCCACAACGCACCCGCTTTACCCGTATTGTTTCTTTCCTGGCTGGTCCTTTCCTGGACTTTTACCCCTTTGATCACCCAGGCATTGAAAAGCAATCCCGCTGTGGTTTACAGTAATCCGGGATCTTATCCCGGTGGAAACAAAAACACCATGCCTAAAGCCTTTCAGATGTCAATGACTCAAACAGCAACCATAACAGGCACGTACCAAGACAAAAAAAATAATCCAATAAAAAACGCTCAGATAGAATACACCCGAGAAGGACAAATAATCGCGAGCGACGTAACAGACGAAAACGGCCAATACGAAATGGATGTATTAATGGTAGGAATAACAAATCTGGAAAACGAACAAGAAGAATTCTTAAAACAAAACAAGCCAAACCCCTTCACAAGCCAAACAACCATCGAAGCAAACATCGAAGAAGAAGGAATAATAAGCATCTACGACCTGAACGGGAAACTACAAGCCAGACAAGCACTGGAAGAACAAGAAAACTACACACTCCAATGGGACAAGCCAACAGGAATATACATCTACAACCTAACAACCAACAACAAGACAGAAAGCAAAAAAATGATCTTTCAAGAAAACACGAACGCACAAATAACAATCACAACAAATAATTCTGCAATAAAAACAACAATGAAAAACTGGACGAGCACCCAAGACACGCTCAAATACCAGAAAGACAACACCACAACAATCAACCAGCCAATCGAACTGCAAGGAGACACAACCATACTGCAAACAGGCAACCCAGGACCAAACGAATACAACCCCATACCAAACACGAACGGACTGCAAGGAGACACCCTGGAATGGAACCTGCAAACACATGTTTACAACGACGAAGAAACAAGCCAATACACAACCACAACGCCAGAAACATGGATTAGCAACGACACCCTATACCACATAATACAAGCAGGCACAAACCCTGTAAACGTGAAAGCAACAGACCTCACAGACCCAAACCTTGAAATAATGATCAATTTCAACGTCACAAGCACAGGCACAAGCAACCAGCCACCAGTCGCAGTTGACGATAATGCAGGTGTTGATGAAGACAATGACGTGACGATAGACGTATTAACGAATGACTACGACCCAGACGGAAGCCTAATACCTTCAAGCGTAGCAGTGATAAATGCACCTGCACACGGCGTTACAAATGTTAATGCGAATGGTTCGATTGTTTACACGCC
- a CDS encoding ATP-binding protein, with protein sequence MIIQRTIKQKIEQFLFKGKVIVIYGARRVGKTTLCKQLLDSSTNSKYINCELLQNKTALETTNSEILKNYLGDYNLVILDEAQNISNIGSVLKIITDTFPEIQIIATGSSSFELGNRVMEPLTGRSRVFQLFPFSLTELKEEHNFIGIQANLEKMLRFGMYPEVFLKTGDDAIEELNNIAGNYLYKDILQYENLKRSDLLINLLRALALQIGHEISLNELSRLLGENINTIKRYIELLEKSFVIFRLRSFSRNLRNEIAKGQKIYFLDLGIRNALIQNFNPLNMRNDAGGLWENFCILERIKHNQNTRKFVNTYFWRTYNQKEIDYIEESDGELRAYEFKYSEKAKPKPPSDFLQNYPGSSFQVINKENFFGFFL encoded by the coding sequence ATGATAATCCAACGAACCATAAAACAAAAAATAGAACAATTCTTATTTAAAGGCAAGGTAATCGTCATATATGGAGCAAGGCGTGTTGGTAAAACAACGCTTTGTAAACAATTATTGGATTCATCCACAAATTCCAAATACATCAACTGTGAGTTGCTTCAAAATAAAACTGCTCTGGAAACAACAAACAGTGAAATACTTAAGAACTATTTAGGAGATTATAACCTGGTGATTCTGGATGAGGCGCAAAACATTTCAAATATCGGTTCTGTTTTGAAAATCATTACTGACACTTTTCCTGAGATTCAGATTATTGCCACAGGTTCATCAAGCTTTGAACTTGGAAATCGGGTTATGGAACCATTGACCGGACGTTCCAGAGTCTTTCAATTATTTCCATTTTCTTTGACAGAGTTGAAAGAAGAACATAATTTTATTGGCATTCAAGCCAACCTGGAAAAAATGCTCCGCTTCGGCATGTACCCTGAAGTATTCCTGAAAACAGGAGATGACGCAATTGAAGAATTAAACAATATTGCAGGTAATTATTTGTATAAGGACATTCTTCAATACGAAAATCTGAAACGTTCTGATTTACTGATCAACCTGCTACGTGCCCTCGCATTGCAAATAGGCCATGAAATATCCCTGAACGAGTTGTCAAGGTTGCTTGGTGAAAATATAAACACCATTAAACGTTATATCGAGTTACTGGAAAAATCATTTGTAATTTTCCGCCTTCGGTCCTTCAGCAGAAATTTGCGCAATGAAATAGCCAAAGGACAGAAAATCTATTTCCTGGACCTGGGAATCAGGAATGCATTGATACAGAATTTCAATCCCTTGAATATGCGGAATGATGCAGGCGGATTGTGGGAGAATTTTTGTATCCTGGAAAGAATCAAGCACAACCAAAACACTAGGAAATTCGTCAACACCTATTTCTGGCGTACATACAATCAGAAGGAAATTGACTATATTGAGGAATCAGACGGAGAACTCCGGGCTTATGAGTTTAAGTATAGTGAAAAAGCCAAACCCAAGCCACCTTCAGACTTCCTTCAAAACTATCCAGGAAGCAGCTTTCAGGTAATTAATAAAGAGAATTTTTTTGGTTTCTTTTTGTGA
- a CDS encoding GH92 family glycosyl hydrolase, producing the protein MRKTMILIMTILSIGAKSQQNEDNPVHYVNPFIGTQRMGHTFPGATVPFGMVQLSPDTDTVSYEDNGQYNRRVYEYCAGYQYDDPTIVGFSHTHFSGTGHSDLGDILLMPTTGELQLNPGTADNPERGYRSRFSHEQEGAEPNYYFADLLDYGIKAELTTSTRVGFHRYTFPGSKEAHIILDMIHGIYNYDDKNVWTFIRVENDTLVTGYRMTSGWARTRTVFFAIAFSKPFKSYGHKKEDGSIYRGFYRKFQEEKDFPEMAGRSIRAHFDFETQEGEEILVKVALSSVSTEGALKNLQAEIPHWDFDRTKVEGQQLWKEELSKVKVETLDNKDKVVFYTALYHTFLSPILYMDVDGRYRGLDQNIHQADGFTNYTIFSLWDTYRALHPLFNLIQPARNHDMIESMLAHFDQSVHPMLPVWSHYANENWCMIGYHSVSVIADAISKGVYTNDLPRALKACDKTATYEPYDGIEYYLNYGYVPEDLNSNSVSKTLEYAYDDWCIARIAEKAENKEIQEQYENRSGNYRNVFNPESGFMQPKLSDGSFRKEFDPLDTHGQGFIEGNAWNYGLYVPHDIPVMIEMMGGKEEFSSMLDQLFSSELDDKHIEKNEDITRDGIIGMYVHGNEPGHHIPYLYNWADSPHKTQERVRIILETMYTDEPNGLCGNDDCGQMSAWYIFSALGFYPVCPGSEYYALGSPSVKSATIHLENGNTLRIIANNQGKDNVYVEKVLLNGKRIKDHRISYHELVKGGELVFNMSNQ; encoded by the coding sequence ATGAGAAAAACCATGATATTAATCATGACAATCCTTTCAATAGGTGCGAAATCCCAGCAAAACGAAGACAACCCAGTCCATTACGTAAACCCCTTCATCGGCACACAACGCATGGGACATACCTTTCCCGGGGCTACCGTGCCTTTTGGTATGGTGCAGCTCAGTCCGGATACCGACACCGTTTCCTATGAAGACAATGGTCAGTATAACCGTCGTGTTTACGAATACTGCGCAGGCTACCAATACGATGACCCGACCATCGTCGGCTTCAGCCATACCCATTTCAGCGGTACCGGACATTCCGATCTTGGAGACATCCTTCTCATGCCAACTACGGGAGAACTTCAACTCAATCCAGGTACGGCTGATAATCCTGAAAGGGGTTACCGCTCACGGTTTTCCCATGAACAGGAAGGTGCAGAACCCAATTACTATTTTGCTGATCTGCTCGATTATGGCATCAAAGCAGAGCTGACCACCAGTACCAGGGTTGGTTTTCACCGGTATACATTCCCCGGATCAAAAGAGGCTCACATTATCCTGGATATGATCCATGGGATCTATAATTACGATGACAAAAACGTATGGACATTTATTCGGGTAGAAAATGATACATTAGTTACAGGTTACAGGATGACAAGTGGATGGGCAAGGACACGTACTGTCTTTTTCGCAATTGCTTTCAGCAAGCCTTTTAAATCTTATGGCCACAAGAAAGAGGATGGATCCATTTACAGGGGGTTTTACAGGAAGTTCCAGGAAGAAAAGGATTTCCCCGAAATGGCAGGAAGGAGTATCCGTGCCCATTTTGATTTTGAAACCCAGGAGGGGGAAGAAATCCTGGTAAAAGTTGCCCTTTCATCCGTCAGTACGGAAGGGGCATTAAAGAACCTGCAGGCTGAAATACCGCACTGGGATTTTGACCGGACCAAAGTGGAAGGGCAGCAACTATGGAAAGAAGAGCTATCCAAAGTAAAAGTAGAAACCCTGGATAATAAGGATAAGGTTGTGTTTTACACAGCCTTGTACCACACTTTTCTTTCTCCCATCCTGTATATGGATGTGGATGGCCGCTACCGGGGCCTCGATCAGAACATCCATCAGGCCGATGGTTTTACCAATTACACCATCTTCTCTCTTTGGGATACCTACCGGGCTCTGCACCCGCTGTTCAACCTCATCCAACCTGCCAGGAACCATGACATGATAGAATCCATGCTGGCACATTTTGATCAGAGTGTGCATCCGATGCTGCCTGTGTGGTCGCATTATGCCAACGAAAACTGGTGCATGATCGGTTACCACAGTGTATCCGTCATTGCAGACGCCATCAGTAAAGGTGTTTACACAAATGACCTTCCCCGTGCCCTTAAAGCCTGCGACAAAACCGCTACCTACGAACCCTATGATGGTATAGAATACTACCTGAATTATGGATATGTGCCCGAAGACCTGAACAGCAATTCGGTAAGCAAAACCCTGGAATATGCCTACGACGACTGGTGTATTGCCAGGATTGCCGAAAAGGCTGAAAATAAAGAAATTCAGGAACAGTATGAAAATCGCTCCGGCAATTACAGGAATGTTTTCAATCCTGAAAGCGGATTCATGCAACCAAAACTATCCGATGGAAGTTTCAGGAAAGAATTCGACCCGCTTGACACGCACGGACAAGGGTTCATTGAAGGAAACGCATGGAATTACGGCTTGTATGTACCGCATGATATTCCCGTGATGATTGAAATGATGGGAGGCAAAGAAGAATTCTCTTCCATGCTGGATCAACTGTTTTCTTCCGAACTGGATGACAAGCACATTGAGAAAAACGAGGACATTACCCGGGATGGTATTATAGGTATGTACGTCCATGGCAATGAACCCGGTCATCATATCCCCTACTTATACAACTGGGCGGATAGCCCCCACAAAACCCAGGAAAGGGTCAGGATAATCCTGGAAACCATGTATACCGATGAACCCAACGGGCTTTGTGGCAACGACGACTGCGGGCAGATGTCGGCCTGGTACATCTTCAGTGCCCTTGGATTTTATCCTGTTTGTCCGGGAAGCGAATACTATGCCCTGGGAAGCCCCTCTGTCAAATCCGCCACCATCCATCTTGAAAATGGGAACACCCTTCGCATTATTGCCAACAACCAGGGCAAAGACAATGTTTATGTGGAGAAAGTGCTTTTAAACGGGAAAAGGATAAAGGACCACCGGATTTCTTATCATGAGCTGGTGAAGGGTGGGGAGCTGGTGTTTAATATGTCAAATCAATAA
- a CDS encoding response regulator transcription factor, with protein MIKVALAEDNNFLAASIEEKISFFHDLKFKFWGENGKELLHKLEADHNIDVVLMDIQMPEMDGIKATELLKKKYPHIRIIMLTVFDDDENIFRSIRAGADGYLLKDASPDDLYKSIQEIMEGGAPMTPSIALKALKMLREPLPDNDEESQNYQLTQRETEILEHLSRGLNYGEIASNLFISNGTVRKHVENIYRKLQVHNKLEAVNLARKERLI; from the coding sequence ATGATAAAGGTTGCATTAGCTGAAGACAATAATTTCCTGGCAGCATCCATAGAAGAAAAGATTTCCTTTTTCCATGACCTGAAATTCAAATTCTGGGGAGAGAATGGAAAAGAATTACTGCACAAGCTGGAGGCTGATCACAATATCGATGTTGTTTTAATGGACATTCAAATGCCTGAGATGGATGGGATCAAAGCAACAGAATTGTTAAAGAAAAAATATCCCCATATACGCATCATCATGCTCACCGTTTTTGATGATGACGAAAATATTTTCAGGTCCATCCGTGCCGGTGCAGATGGATATCTTCTGAAGGATGCTTCTCCGGACGACCTTTATAAAAGCATACAGGAAATCATGGAGGGAGGTGCTCCCATGACCCCTTCCATCGCCCTGAAAGCATTGAAAATGCTAAGGGAGCCACTTCCTGATAATGATGAAGAATCACAAAATTACCAATTGACCCAAAGAGAAACCGAGATCCTGGAGCACCTCAGCCGTGGCTTGAATTATGGGGAAATTGCTTCCAACCTTTTCATAAGCAATGGAACTGTAAGAAAACATGTTGAGAATATTTACCGTAAGTTGCAGGTCCACAACAAACTGGAAGCAGTCAACCTGGCCAGGAAGGAAAGACTTATATAA
- a CDS encoding sensor histidine kinase, whose amino-acid sequence MKNFFLSISIYLPALFLLNLINCVYSQNSSIDSLIIKASKASGKEKALLYSDISYYTSFNDTELSLEYAQKCLSEALLTGDSLLIAEGYNALTIAHYSQSNFLEALENNRKALEIRLRHGDDYSLLSSYSKMCNCLHELGRYDEAISWCIKALNIAENNDLTRQAGLISNNIAEIFLKQKEYGKAKQYYVSSIEIARNENDTLGLAKALMNLGILLKNESKPNQSDSIYQKVQELIAGKGYLDVEAGLYINLGVLYKEWGQTAKSIEYYKKAEEIYHQTGEIYGLSIVYSNLGNSFLERGNLNEALKYYQQGLELSKRTNSLARMINAYEGVTRYYRTSENYQLAYLNDSIADVLRDSAFSIEKSKVIEELNTRYETEKKEKQLAEQKIILAEQEARVQRRNAQLLAVSGGIIVLLLLAGIIYRNQKLKQEKLKQQVALEKAETRNRIQEEKLRISRDLHDNIGSQLTFMISSLDNLDYIKDENNRRERISGLTHFAKDTMAQLRETIWAMNSENIGMEQLSGRIAEFINHAKKAYPRINFKIESNPGTKEFSSNQAIHIYRIVQEAINNALKHAEAKNIHFIAGRNEITVVDDGKGFDRNALPAGNGLSNMEKRIQEAGFRLQIDAQPGKGTSVTITFS is encoded by the coding sequence ATGAAAAATTTCTTCTTATCAATCTCAATATATCTGCCTGCATTGTTCCTTCTAAATCTAATTAACTGCGTTTATTCTCAGAACTCATCCATTGACAGCCTTATTATTAAAGCATCCAAAGCATCTGGCAAGGAAAAAGCCCTGCTCTATTCAGACATCAGCTACTATACCAGCTTCAATGACACAGAACTATCGCTGGAATACGCCCAAAAATGCCTTTCGGAAGCGCTATTAACCGGTGATTCGCTTTTGATTGCCGAAGGATACAATGCCCTCACCATAGCCCATTATTCACAAAGCAATTTTCTAGAAGCTTTGGAAAACAATAGGAAAGCTCTTGAAATCCGACTGAGGCACGGAGATGATTACAGCCTTTTGTCCAGTTATAGCAAGATGTGCAACTGCCTGCATGAACTTGGCCGCTATGATGAGGCCATTTCCTGGTGCATAAAAGCATTGAATATTGCTGAAAATAATGACCTTACAAGGCAGGCAGGATTGATCAGCAACAATATTGCTGAGATCTTCTTAAAACAAAAGGAATACGGTAAGGCAAAGCAGTATTATGTTTCTTCCATTGAAATTGCCAGGAATGAAAATGACACCCTTGGCCTGGCAAAAGCGCTGATGAACCTTGGGATTCTTTTAAAAAATGAATCAAAACCCAATCAGTCAGATTCCATTTATCAAAAGGTTCAGGAATTAATTGCAGGTAAAGGATACCTGGATGTTGAAGCAGGGCTGTATATCAATTTGGGCGTTTTGTATAAAGAATGGGGACAAACTGCCAAAAGCATCGAATACTATAAAAAGGCGGAAGAGATATATCACCAAACCGGTGAAATCTATGGACTTTCAATCGTTTACTCAAACCTTGGTAACTCTTTCCTGGAAAGGGGAAACCTGAATGAAGCCCTGAAATATTACCAACAAGGACTGGAACTATCAAAACGAACCAACTCACTGGCCAGGATGATCAACGCTTATGAAGGAGTTACCCGGTATTACAGGACATCAGAAAATTATCAGCTGGCATATTTGAACGACAGTATTGCAGATGTTTTACGTGATTCTGCCTTCAGCATAGAGAAATCCAAAGTAATAGAAGAGTTAAATACCAGGTACGAGACAGAAAAGAAGGAGAAGCAACTGGCGGAACAAAAGATCATTCTGGCTGAACAGGAAGCCAGGGTTCAACGCCGGAATGCACAGTTGCTTGCGGTTTCAGGAGGAATTATAGTACTGTTGCTTCTCGCAGGAATCATTTACAGGAACCAAAAACTCAAACAGGAAAAACTGAAGCAACAGGTTGCCCTTGAAAAGGCGGAAACAAGAAACAGGATCCAGGAAGAAAAACTCAGGATATCGCGTGATTTGCATGATAATATCGGCTCACAACTCACTTTTATGATTTCCTCGCTGGACAACCTCGATTATATTAAGGATGAGAATAACCGTCGTGAGCGGATTTCCGGACTGACCCATTTTGCCAAAGATACCATGGCCCAGCTCCGGGAGACCATCTGGGCAATGAATTCTGAAAACATCGGCATGGAGCAACTATCCGGCAGGATTGCAGAATTCATCAACCATGCCAAAAAAGCATATCCACGCATCAATTTCAAAATCGAAAGCAACCCGGGAACAAAAGAGTTCAGCTCAAATCAGGCAATACACATTTACAGAATTGTACAGGAAGCCATCAACAATGCCTTGAAACATGCAGAGGCCAAAAACATTCATTTTATTGCCGGTAGAAATGAAATTACCGTTGTTGATGATGGTAAGGGCTTTGACAGGAATGCATTACCTGCAGGAAATGGATTGTCAAATATGGAGAAAAGAATACAGGAAGCAGGTTTCAGGTTACAAATTGATGCTCAGCCTGGGAAGGGAACATCAGTGACCATAACGTTTTCCTGA
- a CDS encoding T9SS type A sorting domain-containing protein, which yields MEREDKIYDAVQQSDGKYYFGGSSDFYSGPPDFFNGRTSHYGFFDPSYGSSGMVHTDLGGDEYCSSLLLDEEEGRLIACGIGTDSDEMVHVACYHTGFFVHSEENVKDISVNIFPNPILSNNINLSINLSRAKPINYSLCSMDGKEILSNYLGNLTQGNHEISISLPANAQNGIYLLKVNSNEFVIHKKLVFCR from the coding sequence ATGGAAAGAGAAGATAAGATTTATGATGCAGTGCAGCAATCAGACGGGAAATACTATTTTGGGGGAAGTTCGGACTTCTACAGTGGACCACCTGATTTCTTTAATGGAAGAACAAGTCATTATGGTTTTTTTGATCCTTCTTATGGATCATCAGGAATGGTACATACGGACCTGGGAGGTGATGAGTATTGCAGCAGCTTGTTGCTTGATGAAGAAGAAGGCAGATTAATAGCTTGTGGTATAGGAACCGACTCAGATGAAATGGTCCATGTCGCATGCTATCACACGGGCTTTTTCGTTCATTCAGAGGAAAATGTGAAGGATATATCCGTTAATATTTTTCCAAATCCAATCCTAAGCAACAATATAAACTTGAGCATTAACCTTTCAAGGGCAAAACCCATAAATTATTCTTTATGCTCAATGGATGGAAAAGAAATCCTGAGTAATTACCTCGGGAATTTAACTCAGGGAAATCACGAAATATCGATATCATTGCCTGCAAATGCACAAAATGGGATATATCTCCTAAAGGTTAATTCAAATGAATTTGTAATTCATAAAAAACTGGTCTTTTGCAGGTGA
- a CDS encoding glutamine--tRNA ligase/YqeY domain fusion protein: protein MNENNQNQNKEERSLNFIEQIIEEDIRNNKNESRVHTRFPPEPNGYLHIGHAKSICLNFGLGIKYNGLTNLRFDDTNPTKEEEEYVQSIMQDVRWLGFDWKDRLYYASDYFDQLYEWAEKYIREGKAYVDDQPVEDIREQRGTVTKAGKESPFRNRSVEENLDLFRRMKAGEFPDGSRVLRAKIDMASPNMHMRDPVMYRILHAHHHRTGDKWCIYPMYDWAHGQSDFLEGITHSICTLEFEIHRPLYDWFLDQIVEPGAYRPRQIEFARLNLSYTVMSKRKLLELVKEGLVDGWDDPRMPTISGLRRRGYTPESIRNFADRIGVAKRDNVIDVALLEYSVREDLNKKADRRMVVLNPLKITITNFPEDKVEELDAVNNPEDETRGKRKITFSRELYIEREDFMEDPPKKFYRLSPGNEVRLKYAYIIRCDEVVKDPVTGEIVELKCSYDPETKSGGARSDKKVKATLHWVDARDARDVEVRLYDRLFMTETPDEAEEGKDFRSNLNPDSLKIITAKAESSVKEAKPGDKFQFERIGYFCVDTKYTTSGHIVFNRTVPLKDAWTKISKTT, encoded by the coding sequence ATGAACGAAAACAACCAGAACCAGAACAAAGAGGAACGTTCTCTCAACTTCATCGAACAGATCATTGAAGAAGATATCCGGAACAATAAAAACGAAAGCAGGGTGCACACCCGTTTCCCCCCGGAACCCAATGGTTACCTTCATATAGGTCATGCGAAATCGATATGCCTCAATTTTGGCCTGGGAATAAAATACAACGGTCTCACAAATCTGAGATTCGACGATACCAATCCTACCAAAGAAGAGGAAGAATATGTTCAATCGATCATGCAGGATGTAAGATGGCTGGGATTCGATTGGAAAGACCGTCTTTATTATGCTTCCGATTATTTCGACCAGCTTTATGAATGGGCTGAGAAGTACATCAGGGAAGGTAAAGCTTATGTTGATGACCAGCCTGTGGAAGATATCAGGGAGCAAAGGGGTACTGTGACCAAAGCAGGAAAAGAAAGCCCATTCCGTAACCGCAGCGTTGAAGAGAATCTCGATCTCTTCCGCAGGATGAAAGCAGGAGAATTCCCCGATGGCAGCCGGGTACTCAGGGCTAAAATTGATATGGCTTCTCCCAATATGCACATGCGTGATCCGGTGATGTACAGGATACTTCATGCCCATCACCACCGCACAGGAGATAAATGGTGCATTTATCCTATGTACGACTGGGCCCATGGACAGTCCGACTTCCTGGAAGGAATCACACACTCCATATGTACGCTTGAATTTGAGATACACAGGCCATTGTATGACTGGTTCCTGGATCAGATCGTAGAACCCGGTGCATATCGCCCCCGGCAGATTGAATTCGCCAGGCTGAACCTGAGTTATACCGTGATGAGCAAACGTAAACTGCTTGAACTGGTAAAAGAAGGTTTGGTTGACGGATGGGATGATCCCAGGATGCCTACCATTTCCGGACTCAGGCGCAGGGGATATACACCGGAATCCATCCGCAACTTTGCCGACAGGATTGGAGTAGCAAAAAGAGATAATGTGATCGATGTAGCCCTCCTGGAATACAGCGTGAGGGAAGACCTGAATAAAAAGGCCGATCGCAGGATGGTTGTGCTGAACCCCCTGAAAATCACGATAACAAACTTCCCGGAAGATAAGGTGGAAGAACTTGATGCCGTCAACAACCCGGAAGATGAGACCAGGGGGAAAAGAAAGATAACTTTTTCCAGGGAACTATATATCGAGCGTGAAGATTTCATGGAAGACCCACCGAAGAAGTTTTACAGGCTTTCGCCGGGAAATGAGGTAAGGCTCAAGTATGCCTATATCATCCGCTGCGACGAAGTAGTTAAGGATCCTGTTACCGGTGAAATTGTGGAACTGAAATGCAGTTACGACCCTGAAACAAAAAGCGGCGGAGCCAGAAGCGATAAAAAAGTCAAGGCAACCCTGCACTGGGTAGACGCCAGGGATGCACGGGATGTGGAAGTAAGACTATACGACAGGCTATTTATGACAGAAACCCCTGATGAAGCGGAAGAGGGAAAGGATTTCAGATCCAACCTGAACCCCGATTCGCTTAAGATCATCACCGCAAAGGCCGAGTCATCGGTAAAAGAAGCCAAACCGGGTGATAAGTTCCAGTTCGAGCGAATTGGTTATTTCTGCGTTGACACGAAATACACTACTTCCGGGCATATTGTCTTTAACAGGACAGTACCCCTCAAGGATGCATGGACAAAAATCAGTAAAACTACCTAA
- a CDS encoding fructosamine kinase family protein: MLPDDFLLFLSGRLSTIESHPVKIDKSRPVAGGDINDAYLLMGNSRSWFVKTNNAKRYPGMFETEARGLQILEAAGSLKVPRVIESGNYQSFSFLILEYLSSGSRKESYWRDLGQGLASLHRKTDHSFGLDHDNYIGSLPQSNRRKKSWVEFFIQERLEIQLQRAIDTGMAGQEDSRNFQRLFNKLDSLFPVEPPSLLHGDLWGGNHMTGPHGEPVIIDPAVYYGHREMDLAMSRLFGGFQEEFYISYNDHYPLEPGWRERSDICNLYPLLVHANLFGQGYMGSVRSIVRRF; this comes from the coding sequence ATGTTGCCCGATGATTTTCTCCTTTTCTTATCCGGCCGATTAAGCACCATTGAATCCCATCCGGTAAAAATCGATAAAAGCAGACCTGTTGCAGGAGGAGATATTAATGATGCCTACCTGTTAATGGGTAACTCCCGTTCCTGGTTTGTTAAAACAAACAACGCAAAACGATACCCGGGTATGTTCGAAACCGAAGCCAGGGGGTTGCAAATCCTCGAAGCAGCCGGCTCACTGAAGGTTCCCCGGGTGATCGAAAGCGGTAATTACCAGTCCTTTAGTTTTCTTATCCTGGAGTATCTTTCTTCAGGTAGCAGGAAAGAAAGTTACTGGAGAGATCTGGGACAGGGGCTTGCATCCCTTCACAGGAAGACTGACCATAGTTTCGGACTGGATCACGATAATTATATCGGTTCCCTCCCCCAATCCAACCGGCGAAAAAAATCCTGGGTCGAATTCTTCATACAGGAAAGGCTGGAAATACAACTCCAAAGGGCCATTGATACAGGCATGGCCGGACAGGAGGACTCACGCAATTTCCAACGTTTATTCAACAAACTGGATTCACTTTTCCCTGTTGAACCACCGTCATTGCTTCATGGCGATCTCTGGGGCGGGAACCATATGACAGGCCCGCACGGGGAACCGGTAATTATCGATCCTGCGGTTTACTATGGACACAGGGAAATGGATCTTGCGATGAGCAGGCTTTTCGGTGGTTTCCAGGAAGAGTTTTACATTTCCTACAATGATCATTATCCATTGGAACCAGGATGGAGGGAAAGGTCCGATATCTGTAACCTCTATCCCCTGCTTGTACATGCAAATCTTTTCGGACAAGGATATATGGGCTCCGTGCGTTCCATCGTCAGAAGGTTTTGA